Proteins encoded by one window of Verrucomicrobiia bacterium:
- a CDS encoding ABC transporter permease, translated as MKYLHLIWSNLKRKKLRTLLTLLSIIVAFILFGLLCSIQQALLGGVSLEGANRLIVRHKVSIIQLLPASYKERMERIPGVAAATHQTWFGGIFQREPKAFFMQNPVEPQEFLDMHPELILPPDQKRAFLQTRTGAIVGRATAERFHWKIGDRVPIFSPIWRKADDSQTWEFDIVGIYDGKEKNTDIMSMFFHYDYFDEARLGGKGQVGWFTIRIKDPAQAAQVAKLVDQEFENSDAETKTEPEGAFVQGWAKQIGDIALITAAILGAVFFTILLVTGNTMSQGVRERTGELGVLKAIGFTNGQVLGLVLAESCLLSLLGGVLGLGLVSLIVPGLGKALSGMLPMFFLPPRDLALGAAICLALGFATGIFPALAAMRLRVADSLRRI; from the coding sequence ATGAAATACCTGCACCTCATCTGGAGCAATTTGAAACGAAAGAAGCTGCGCACCCTGCTGACGTTGCTGTCGATCATCGTGGCGTTCATTTTATTTGGGCTGTTGTGCTCGATCCAACAGGCCCTCCTGGGCGGCGTCAGCCTGGAAGGCGCCAACCGTCTCATCGTCCGGCACAAGGTCTCCATTATCCAATTGCTGCCGGCCAGTTACAAGGAGCGCATGGAGCGCATCCCGGGTGTCGCCGCAGCCACCCATCAGACCTGGTTTGGCGGGATATTCCAACGCGAGCCCAAGGCCTTCTTCATGCAGAATCCAGTCGAGCCGCAGGAATTCCTCGATATGCATCCCGAGTTGATTCTTCCCCCCGACCAGAAAAGGGCATTCTTGCAGACGCGGACCGGGGCTATTGTTGGCCGCGCTACGGCCGAGCGGTTTCATTGGAAAATAGGAGACCGCGTTCCGATCTTCTCGCCGATCTGGAGAAAGGCAGACGACAGCCAGACCTGGGAGTTTGACATCGTCGGCATTTACGACGGAAAGGAAAAGAACACCGACATCATGAGCATGTTCTTTCATTATGACTACTTTGACGAGGCGCGGCTTGGAGGAAAAGGCCAGGTTGGCTGGTTCACGATCCGAATCAAAGACCCCGCCCAAGCCGCTCAAGTCGCCAAACTGGTGGACCAGGAGTTTGAGAACTCGGATGCCGAAACCAAGACCGAACCCGAGGGGGCTTTTGTGCAGGGCTGGGCGAAGCAAATCGGGGACATCGCCTTGATTACAGCGGCGATTTTAGGCGCCGTCTTTTTCACCATCCTGCTGGTGACCGGCAACACGATGTCCCAGGGGGTGCGCGAGCGCACGGGGGAGTTGGGGGTGCTCAAGGCCATCGGCTTCACCAACGGCCAGGTGCTGGGGCTCGTCCTGGCCGAATCCTGCCTGCTGTCGCTTCTGGGCGGAGTCCTGGGATTGGGATTGGTATCCCTAATCGTTCCCGGCCTGGGCAAAGCCCTTTCCGGCATGCTCCCGATGTTCTTTTTGCCCCCTCGCGACCTGGCCCTCGGCGCCGCTATTTGCCTCGCGCTCGGTTTCGCCACCGGAATCTTCCCGGCCCTCGCGGCCATGCGCTTGCGCGTCGCCGATTCACTCCGGCGCATATGA
- a CDS encoding ABC transporter ATP-binding protein, translating into MNAQTNGLLVDVDGVEKVFHRGSEDIHVLMDLHLKVPAGEFLALMGPSGSGKSTLLNLIGGLDRPTRGTVSIAGERVDELSDHKLAGWRARHIGFVFQLYNLLPVLTAERNVELPLLLTHLSRSERAQHVETALAIVGLAHRAKHFPRTLSGGEQQRVGIARAIVTDPTLLLCDEPTGDLDRKSGDEILDLLGALNREHGKTIVMVTHDPHASARASRTVFLDKGRLSNEPVK; encoded by the coding sequence ATGAACGCTCAAACCAATGGGCTGTTGGTCGATGTGGATGGGGTCGAGAAGGTGTTCCATCGCGGGTCGGAAGACATCCATGTGCTGATGGACCTGCATTTGAAAGTGCCGGCCGGTGAGTTCCTGGCGCTGATGGGGCCCTCCGGGTCGGGCAAGAGCACCCTGCTCAATTTGATCGGGGGGCTGGACCGGCCCACCCGCGGCACGGTGAGCATCGCCGGCGAGCGCGTCGATGAGCTATCCGACCACAAGCTGGCAGGCTGGCGGGCGCGGCACATTGGCTTTGTTTTCCAGCTTTATAATTTGCTCCCGGTGCTGACCGCCGAGCGCAATGTCGAACTGCCTCTGCTCCTGACCCATCTCTCGCGCTCCGAACGCGCGCAACATGTCGAGACGGCCCTGGCCATCGTCGGCCTGGCGCATCGCGCCAAACATTTTCCCCGGACACTCTCGGGTGGCGAACAGCAACGCGTCGGCATCGCCCGGGCGATTGTGACCGACCCCACGCTGCTGCTGTGCGATGAGCCGACCGGCGACCTGGACCGCAAGTCGGGCGACGAAATCCTGGATCTGCTTGGGGCCTTGAACCGCGAGCATGGCAAGACCATCGTCATGGTGACCCATGACCCCCACGCCTCCGCCCGCGCCTCGCGCACGGTCTTTCTCGACAAAGGACGCCTGAGCAACGAGCCGGTGAAGTAA